From the genome of Lotus japonicus ecotype B-129 chromosome 6, LjGifu_v1.2, one region includes:
- the LOC130725380 gene encoding uncharacterized protein LOC130725380: MVEEIGEHNVVQVVTDGASNLVAAGRLLEEKRTKHTWVLSLYRDFCDGELARPAVTRFATAYLTLQCMKQQKNGLRSMFASEKWANSNYASRNDAKKVVDIVLSDSRFWRSIQYCLKCVTPLVAVLRLVDGDAKPAMPYIYEAMDRAKEQIVAGFNNEKSRYMKVWKLIDTRWNFQLHRPLHAAAYYLNPKYHYQKNFNPDNEVLYGVYDVIHKMAAQDSKTRVLIDRQLEQFKGARGLFGVKMAVETRNVKHALWWESYGRDGNELQKIAMRILSPTCSATGCERNWSVFYQIHTKRRNKLEQQRLNALVYVKYNLQLEMRQKTREEKGDNYDPICLSDIESDDEWITEKETPCLPGPGDDSWMDIHESFTLEEGAPSKKRKRGPRNLNARSSMGKGKSICEDESEVEEIIAMGEEGGEQLENEEDDLSDVDLGDD; encoded by the exons ATGGTGGAAGAAATTGGGGAGCATAATGTAGTCCAGGTAGTGACAGATGGAGCTTCTAATCTTGTGGCGGCTGGGAGGTTGTTAGAGGAGAAAAGGACAAA GCACACATGGGTCCTAAGTTTGTATAGAGACTTTTGTGATGGGGAATTGGCACGACCAGCTGTTACAAGGTTTGCAACTGCCTATTTGACCTTACAATGTATGAAGCAACAAAAGAATGGTCTTCGATCTATGTTTGCTTCGGAGAAATGGGCTAATAGCAATTATGCTAGTAGAAATGATGCCAAGAAAGTGGTAGATATTGTCTTATCTGATTCTAGATTTTGGAGATCCATCCAATATTGCTTGAAGTGTGTGACTCCACTTGTGGCAGTTTTACGGCTTGTAGATGGTGATGCAAAACCCGCCATGCCATATATTTATGAAGCAATGGATAGAGCAAAAGAGCAAATAGTTGCAGGTTTCAATAATGAAAAGTCAAGATATATGAAGGTGTGGAAGTTGATCGATACACGTTGGAATTTTCAATTACATAGGCCTCTTCACGCGGCTGCTTATTATCTTAATCCTAA GTACCATTATCAAAAGAACTTCAATCCGGATAATGAAGTTCTTTATGGAGTTTATGATGTCATTCATAAGATGGCTGCTCAAGATTCAAAGACTAGAGTCTTAATTGATAGACAACTTGAGCAATTCAAGGGAGCTAGAGGACTTTTTGGAGTTAAGATGGCAGTGGAAACAAGGAATGTGAAGCATG CTCTTTGGTGGGAAAGTTATGGTAGAGATGGAAATGAGTTACAAAAAATAGCAATGAGAATTTTGAGTCCCACATGCAGTGCTACTGGTTGTGAAAGAAATTGGAGTGTTTTTTATCAAATTCATACTAAGAGAAGAAACAAGTTGGAGCAGCAAAGATTGAATGCACTTGTCTATGTTAAGTATAATCTTCAACTTGAGATGAGACAAAAGACTAGAGAGGAGAAGGGAGATAACTATGATCCTATATGTTTATCCGACATTGAATCAGATGATGAGTGGATTACTGAAAAAGAGACTCCTTGCTTACCAGGTCCAGGTGATGATTCATGGATGGATATACATGAGTCTTTTACTCTTGAAGAAGGAGCTCCAAGCAAGAAAAGGAAGAGAg GTCCAAGAAATTTAAATGCGCGTTCTAGTATGGGAAAAGGAAAATCTATCTGTGAGGATGAGAGTGAAGTTGAAGAAATAATTGCAATGGGAGAAGAAGGGGGTGAACAATTGGAGAATGAGGAAGATGACCTCAGTGATGTTGACCTAGGAGATGATTGA
- the LOC130724110 gene encoding peptide methionine sulfoxide reductase-like isoform X1 produces MNLLSRLGLSSPRAGENMDSSIAQGPDNDIPAAGQQFAQFGAGCFWGVELAFQRVSGVTKTEVGYSQGLLHNPRYEDVCSGTTNHSEVVRVQYDPKDCSYGSLLDVFWARHDPTALNRQGSDVGTQYRSGIYYYTPEQEKEAQESLEQQQKKLNRKIVTEILPAKKFYRAEEYHQQYLEKGGRFGSKQSSSKGCNDPIRCYG; encoded by the exons ATGAACCTGCTGAGCAGACTTGGTCTCAGTAGCCCAAGGGCAGGAGAGAATATGGATTCATCCATTGCTCAGGGACCAGACAACGACATACCGGCAGCCGGTCAACAGTTTGCCCAGTTTGGTGCTGGTTGCTTCTGGGGTGTTGAGCTGGCCTTCCAGAGGGTATCTGGGGTGACCAAGACAGAGGTTGGTTATAGCCAGGGCCTCTTGCATAATCCAAGATATGAGGATGTCTGCTCTGGGACTACAAACCACTCAGAGGTTGTCAGGGTCCAGTATGATCCTAAAGACTGTAGCTATGGGTCTCTGCTTGATGTGTTCTGGGCTAGACACGATCCTACCGCACTGAACCGGCAG GGGAGTGATGTGGGAACTCAATACAGGTCTGGAATATACTATTACACACCTGAGCAAGAGAAAGAAGCCCAAGAATCTCTGGAGCAACAACAGAAGAAGTTGAACAGGAAGATTGTCACAGAGATTCTTCCTGCCAAGAAGTTCTACAGGGCAGAAGAATACCATCAACAGTACCTTGAGAAAGGGGGTCGATTTGGTTCCAAGCAATCTTCTTCTAAGGGATGCAATGATCCAATTCGATGCTATGGTTAA
- the LOC130724110 gene encoding peptide methionine sulfoxide reductase-like isoform X2, with the protein MDSSIAQGPDNDIPAAGQQFAQFGAGCFWGVELAFQRVSGVTKTEVGYSQGLLHNPRYEDVCSGTTNHSEVVRVQYDPKDCSYGSLLDVFWARHDPTALNRQGSDVGTQYRSGIYYYTPEQEKEAQESLEQQQKKLNRKIVTEILPAKKFYRAEEYHQQYLEKGGRFGSKQSSSKGCNDPIRCYG; encoded by the exons ATGGATTCATCCATTGCTCAGGGACCAGACAACGACATACCGGCAGCCGGTCAACAGTTTGCCCAGTTTGGTGCTGGTTGCTTCTGGGGTGTTGAGCTGGCCTTCCAGAGGGTATCTGGGGTGACCAAGACAGAGGTTGGTTATAGCCAGGGCCTCTTGCATAATCCAAGATATGAGGATGTCTGCTCTGGGACTACAAACCACTCAGAGGTTGTCAGGGTCCAGTATGATCCTAAAGACTGTAGCTATGGGTCTCTGCTTGATGTGTTCTGGGCTAGACACGATCCTACCGCACTGAACCGGCAG GGGAGTGATGTGGGAACTCAATACAGGTCTGGAATATACTATTACACACCTGAGCAAGAGAAAGAAGCCCAAGAATCTCTGGAGCAACAACAGAAGAAGTTGAACAGGAAGATTGTCACAGAGATTCTTCCTGCCAAGAAGTTCTACAGGGCAGAAGAATACCATCAACAGTACCTTGAGAAAGGGGGTCGATTTGGTTCCAAGCAATCTTCTTCTAAGGGATGCAATGATCCAATTCGATGCTATGGTTAA